Sequence from the Pontibacter pudoricolor genome:
AACTGGGAAGTAGCAGGCCGCTATACCAACTATGAGCCTACAAAAGTTACCGGCTTAACCGCGGAGAACCAGTATACCCTGGGCGTTTCAAAATACATAGTTGGTCATGCCCTGAAAGTACAAAGCGACCTGACCAGAAGCGAGCAGCGCGGACTTGGCGAGAAGTACCAGTTCAGGGTACAACTTGAAATCGGTTTCTAAGCCGGAACTTAACAATTACTTAACATTGCGTAACAATAAGATAACACCATACACTTCCGTAAAAGCGTTTTTCTCCGTCCCTTTGTATCGACAAACTATAGTTACCGTAGTATAACCCAAAAGTTTAAATAAGGCTTGCATTATAAAATCAGCCTGAAATTATCCGGGTATAAAACTTAGCAAAAGCTGACTTAGAAAAAACGTATCTATGTTGCACCTGAAACTTAAAAACCTGGCTGCTGCTGCACTTCTTTTACTGGTTGCAGCCTGTGGCCCTAAGTATAACGAAGACGCGGATCTTACCCTGAAAGGCGACATTTCGATAGATGGCTCCTCAACAGTATATCCCATTACCGAAGCAGTTGCAGAAGAATTCAGATACGCCGCCCCGAATGTACGCACAACGATAGGTGTGTCCGGCTCGGGTGGTGGTTTCAAGAAATTCTCGCGCGGCGAGATAGATATCAGCAATGCATCACGCTCTATAAAAGAAGATGAAGCCAAAGCTGCCAGAGCCAATGGTCTTGATTTTATTGAGCTCTCTGTAGCTTATGATGGACTAACTATAGTTGTAAACCCTAAAAACGACTGGGTAAAGGACATAACCGTTGCGGAGCTTAAAAAGATGTGGGAGCCTGCTGCCCAAAACAAAATAAAGCGTTGGAACCAGATTCGCCCGGAATGGCCAAACCGTGAAATACATCTTTACGGTGCTGGTGTCGAGTCCGGAACGTACGACTATTTTACCGAAGCTATAGTTGGTACAAGCCATGCCAGCCGCGGCGACTTTACAGCCAGCGAAGACGACAACGTACTGGTACAGGGCGTTGCCGGCGACATTAACGCACTTGGCTTTTTCGGGTATGCCTACTACGAAGAGAATAAAGATAAGCTGAAAGCCATACCTGTTGATGATGAAGACGCAAGCAATGGTACGGGCCCTATCCTTCCTTCACTGGAAACTATAAAGGATGGCTCCTACGCTCCCCTTTCTCGGGCATTGTTCTTATACGTTAACTCTCCAGCTGTTAAAAAGCCACAGGTAGTAGAATTTATGGACTTTTATTTTGAAAATGTAGGTCAGCTGAGCCAGGAAATAGGCTTTATTCCGTTACCTGACGAAAAATATAAGGCAGAACACCAGAAGTTTAAAGACTTTGTAGCCAAACACACAGGCAATGCCACAACCCAACGCAAAACCGACTCAACCAATACTTCTCATTAATAATATTAACCGGAAACCATGAGAATACAGGAAAGAATAATAGAAGGTTTGTTGTGGCTATCGGCTGCAATTACCATTCTCGTTACGGCCGGCATCATTTGGGTACTGCTTTCTGAGTCGCTTACATTCTTCTCAGAAGTATCTATAATTGATTTTCTGACAGATAAACAATGGACACCGCTTTTTGCCGATAAGCACTTTGGTATACTTCCGCTGGTGGCCGGTACCATGCTGACCACAGCTATAGCTATTGCGGTTGCCTTGCCCATCGGTTTAACTATAGCCATTTACCTGAACACCTATGCGCCGGCTGGCTTCCGGGCAACTATAAAACCAATGCTGGAGATTCTGGCAAGTATACCAACGGTGGTATATGGTTTTTTTGCGCTTACCGTTGTTACGCCTTTCCTGCAATCCTTTATTCCTAATCTGGCTGGTTTTAACTCGCTTTCAGCAGGTATGGTAATGGGCATCATGATCATCCCGATGATCTCATCGCTCAGTGAAGATGCTATCAGTGCAGTACCGAAATCGTTGCGCGAAGGTGCTTATGGCATGGGAGCCACTAAATTCCAGACTGCTTTTGGGGTTTTGGTTCCGGCAGCTTCTTCGGGTATTCTGGTGTCTATCATCCTGGCTATTTCCAGAGCGGTTGGCGAAACCATGCTTGTTGCCATTGCAGCCGGTCAGCAGCCGCGCCTTACTGCCAACCCGTTGGTACCTATCGAAACGATAACGACTTACATTGTGCAGGTTAGCTTAGGCGACGTACCGCATGGCTCGCTGGAGTACCGCACTATTTTCGCGGCAGGTATCACGCTGTTCATTTTTACATTTGCGCTGAATAACATCAGCTTCTGGATCAGAAAGAAATATCAGGAAAAATATGACTAACTCGGAGCTAAACAGACTAAAAGACAAAGCCT
This genomic interval carries:
- the pstC gene encoding phosphate ABC transporter permease subunit PstC codes for the protein MRIQERIIEGLLWLSAAITILVTAGIIWVLLSESLTFFSEVSIIDFLTDKQWTPLFADKHFGILPLVAGTMLTTAIAIAVALPIGLTIAIYLNTYAPAGFRATIKPMLEILASIPTVVYGFFALTVVTPFLQSFIPNLAGFNSLSAGMVMGIMIIPMISSLSEDAISAVPKSLREGAYGMGATKFQTAFGVLVPAASSGILVSIILAISRAVGETMLVAIAAGQQPRLTANPLVPIETITTYIVQVSLGDVPHGSLEYRTIFAAGITLFIFTFALNNISFWIRKKYQEKYD
- a CDS encoding PstS family phosphate ABC transporter substrate-binding protein, producing MLHLKLKNLAAAALLLLVAACGPKYNEDADLTLKGDISIDGSSTVYPITEAVAEEFRYAAPNVRTTIGVSGSGGGFKKFSRGEIDISNASRSIKEDEAKAARANGLDFIELSVAYDGLTIVVNPKNDWVKDITVAELKKMWEPAAQNKIKRWNQIRPEWPNREIHLYGAGVESGTYDYFTEAIVGTSHASRGDFTASEDDNVLVQGVAGDINALGFFGYAYYEENKDKLKAIPVDDEDASNGTGPILPSLETIKDGSYAPLSRALFLYVNSPAVKKPQVVEFMDFYFENVGQLSQEIGFIPLPDEKYKAEHQKFKDFVAKHTGNATTQRKTDSTNTSH